The following is a genomic window from Bordetella sp. H567.
ACTTCGCCTATCACCTGCATACGGATCTGGGCCATCGCTGCCGCGGCGCGCGGGTGGACGGCCAGATGGTGCCCCTGCAGACCCGCCTGGCCACGGGTCAGACCGTGGAAATCGTCGCCGCCAAGGCCGGCGGGCCCTCGCGGGATTGGCTCAATCCCCAGCTGGGCTTCCTGGCCAGCTCGCGCGCGCGCGCCAAGGTGCGCAACTGGTTCAATGCCATCGAGCTGCAGCAGCGCATCACCCAGGGCCAGGCCCTGGTCGAAAAAGAGCTGCAGCGGCTGGGCAAGACCGCGGTGAACCTGGAACAGCTGGCGCAGCAGCTGGGGTTCGCGCGGGCCGACGATCTTTATGTCGCCGCGGCCAAGGACGAATTCAGCCTGCGGCAGATCGACGCGGTCTTCCAGCAGCCCGCCGCGCCCACCGGCGAACCGGGCGTGATCACGCATGCCAGCCGCGCCGAAAGCACGGAGAAAAGCGGCAAGAGCGGTGTACTGGTGGTCGGCGTGGGCTCGCTCATGACGCAACTGGCCCGCTGCTGCCGGCCGGCGCCGCCGGACGCGATCGTGGGCTTCGTCACGCGCGGGCGCGGCGTGTCCATCCATCGTGCGGACTGCCATAGCTACGCCGCCCTGGCCGAGCGCGAGCCGGAACGCGTGATCGAGGTCGCCTGGGGCGACACAGGCAATACGATGTATCCCGTGGACATCAGCGTGCGCGCCCACGACCGCTCCGGCCTGCTGAGGGACCTGTCCGAAGTGTTTGCCCGCCTGCGCCTGAATGTCATCGGCGTCAATACGCAAAGCCGCAACTCGTTGGCCCATATGGTGTTCACCGTGGAAATCCACGGCGGCGAGGCGCTGTCGCGCGCGCTGGACGCCCTGGCCGAAGTGCCCGGCGTGACGGGCGCCGCCCGCAAATGACGCCAGCCCGTCGTAGACGGGCGGATCGGCGCCGGCCTACACTGGCGGTTTTCACGACAAGGCGCTAGTCCATGGATACCCGACGCTGGCTGGAAACGCTGGTGGGTTTCGACACCACCAGCCGCAACAGCAATCTGGCCCTCATCGAAACCGTGCGCGATAGCCTCAGGGGACTAGGCGTGCAAGCCTGGCTGGTCCACAACGAGGATCGGACCAAGGCCAATCTGTTTGCCACGCTGCCCGCCCGCGACGGCGGCGAGCAGGGCGGCATCGTGTTGTCCGGCCATACGGACGTCGTGCCGGTGGATGGCCAGGAATGGACGAGCGATCCCTTCGCGCTGCGTGAACGCGACGGCCGGCTCTACGGCCGCGGCGCCTGCGACATGAAGGGCTTCATCGCGACGGCTTTGGCCCTGGTGCCGGAATTCCTGGCCATGCCGCGCGCCAAGCCGCTGCACCTGGCGTTTTCCTTCGACGAGGAAGTCGGCTGCGCGGGCGCACCCTATATGCTGGCGGATCTGCGCGATCGCGGCATCCGGCCCGAGGGCTGCGTGGTGGGCGAGCCCACCGGCATGCAGGTGGTGGTGGCCCATAAGGGCATCAACCTGTACCGCTGCCGGGTGCACGGCAAGGCGGCGCATTCGTCGCTGACGCCGCATGGCTGCAATGCCATCGAATACGCCGCGCGGCTGATCTGCCATATCCGCGACGTGGCCGATGCCTACAAGGCCAAGGGGCCGTACGACACCTTCTACGACGTGCCTTTCAGCACCTTGACCACCAACCTGATCCGCGGCGGCATCGCCGTCAACACCATCCCGGACGACTGCGAATTCGCCTATGAATTCCGCAATCTGCCCGGTCTCGCGCCGGACGACATCCAGCGCGAAATTCAACGCTATGTGGACGAGATACTGCTGCCGCGCATGCAGGCGGAGTTTCCGGAGGCGCGCATCGACATCGAGCGCGGCGCCGCGGCCCCCGGGCTGGAGGCTTCCGAGCAGGCGGCGATCACGCAGCTGGTGCGCGGTCTGACCCGCGATACCGCCACCCGCAAGGTCGCCTACGCCACCGAAGCGGGCCTGTTCCAGGGCATCGGCATCCCGACGGTGGTCTGCGGTCCCGGCCACATCGCCCAGGCCCACAAGCCGGATGAATTCGTCGCCGTGGACCAGATGGAGGCCTGCGCCACCTTCCTGCGCCGCGTCGGACAGTCCATATAACCGTGGTCCATGGCGCTGCCACCACCCGCATCGCATGAAACGGCTATTGCCCCAGCGAGGACGCCGCGGATCCGGCTTTGCCGGTCCGCCAGCGTCGCCCCCTTGAGGGGGAAGCGCGAAGCGCTTCGGGGGGGGCTCCCCACCGGTCCGCCCGCGTCGCCCCCTTGAGGGGGAAGCGCGCAGCGCTTCGGGGATGGGCATCAGCCGGTCAGGTAAAATACCCGGTTGCTGAATCGGCGGCGGCGTGTTTTACCCGGACCGCCCGCTTCCCGCGAAGCCGTGGGGAATAACGTGGTGAAACAGAGTGGTCAAACCTTACGATTTTCCTGACGCCCAGGGCCATTTTGGTCCGTATGGCGGCGTGTTCGTGGCGGAAACGCTGATGCACGCGCTCGATGAATTGCGCGCGGCCTACGATCGCTATCGCGTGGATCCTCAATTCATCGAGGAATTCAACTACGAACTCAAGCACTTCGTCGGTCGTCC
Proteins encoded in this region:
- the argE gene encoding acetylornithine deacetylase is translated as MDTRRWLETLVGFDTTSRNSNLALIETVRDSLRGLGVQAWLVHNEDRTKANLFATLPARDGGEQGGIVLSGHTDVVPVDGQEWTSDPFALRERDGRLYGRGACDMKGFIATALALVPEFLAMPRAKPLHLAFSFDEEVGCAGAPYMLADLRDRGIRPEGCVVGEPTGMQVVVAHKGINLYRCRVHGKAAHSSLTPHGCNAIEYAARLICHIRDVADAYKAKGPYDTFYDVPFSTLTTNLIRGGIAVNTIPDDCEFAYEFRNLPGLAPDDIQREIQRYVDEILLPRMQAEFPEARIDIERGAAAPGLEASEQAAITQLVRGLTRDTATRKVAYATEAGLFQGIGIPTVVCGPGHIAQAHKPDEFVAVDQMEACATFLRRVGQSI